The Garra rufa chromosome 8, GarRuf1.0, whole genome shotgun sequence genome has a segment encoding these proteins:
- the cops8 gene encoding COP9 signalosome complex subunit 8 has translation MPVSVMMAELDEKLLLQFETQELEAPGGIATPQVYSQLLVLYLLHNDMNNARYLWKRIPQAIKTANPELAAIWAVGQRIWQRDFPGIYTTIAAYQWSENILPVMEALRESTRRRAYGLVAQAYTSISAEDFAAFVGYSVEEAVKGVVSQGWQADANTRMIMPQKPDPPPVSLVPNEQQLARLTDYVAFLEN, from the exons ATGCCCGTGTCTGTCATGATGGCTGAACTTGATGAAAAGCTGCTGTTGCAGTTTGAAACTCAAGAGCTGGAG GCTCCTGGTGGCATTGCTACGCCTCAAGTGTATTCCCAGTTATTAGTTTTGTATCTACTGCACAATGACAT GAATAATGCCAGATACCTTTGGAAACGAATACCACAGGCCATCAAAACA GCAAACCCAGAGCTGGCAGCTATATGGGCTGTAGGACAACGTATCTGGCAGCGAGACTTTCCAGGGATCTACACCACTATTGCTGCTTACCAGTGGTCTGAAAACATTCTCCCTGTGATGGAAGCGTTAAGAG AGTCCACTCGTAGGAGGGCATATGGTCTAGTAGCACAAGCTTACACCTCGATCAGTGCAGAGGACTTTGCCGCCTTCGTGGGATACTCTGTAGAAGAGGCGGTCAAAG GTGTAGTTAGCCAAGGATGGCAAGCAGATGCAAACACCAGGATGATCATGCCACAAAAACCAG ATCCGCCCCCGGTCTCTTTGGTTCCAAACGAACAACAGCTGGCCAGACTTACCGACTACGTGGCTTTTCTTGAGAACTGA
- the asb18 gene encoding ankyrin repeat and SOCS box protein 18 has product MSDDIVLDYSVESEFVNALKEAQSKEDSTCVQTLLIEASKENPNVIIELSNDDWMKDPDVELSPAVLLGLWSLEYKRELTSPLCIAAAQGFTECLQYLLEHGAHPNLIAGGKAALHEACANANTECVELLLEHGANPNQTTEEGLTALHLCRTPQSLRCAKTLVRYGAKVDIPSEEEDETPLHVAARHVLPHHAQLYLRFGACVNHSSSSGETPLGVVCGVAPEKTADCEDDRYLEICRLLLAYGANINSADKERRSPLHKAARSVQLVLVELLVDNGADINAIDYNGCSPLSSVLQSSVVRHEWEPHRIVQTLLNRGSIKVWPQALLKVLTACAEAPKTVEILFNSYTLVPVTYKWVEAIPEDIFHLHRTFYESLFALEYKPRSLQHLCRSALRKEFGKNCYLFIPRLPVPKPLQQYLLLEPEGYID; this is encoded by the exons ATGTCGGACGACATTGTATTAGATTACTCTGTTGAATCAGAATTTGTTAACGCTCTTAAAGAAGCACAAAGTAAGGAAGACTCTACATGTGTGCAGACCCTTCTCATAGAGGCAAGCAAAGAAAATCCAAATGTCATCATAGAGTTGTCAAATGATGATTGGATGAAAGATCCTGATGTCGAGCTCTCCCCAGCTGTACTGTTGG GTCTTTGGTCTTTGGAGTATAAAAGAGAACTGACAAGCCCACTGTGTATTGCTGCCGCGCAAGGTTTCACTGAATGTCTGCAATATTTACTGGAGCACGGTGCTCATCCCAACCTCATTGCGGGAGGAAAGGCGGCACTTCATGAGGCCTGTGCAAACGCCAACACTGAATGTGTAGAGCTGCTGCTGGAACATGGAGCTAATCCAAACCAGACGACAGAGGAGGGACTGACTGCCTTACATCTCTGCAGAACACCACAATCACTACG TTGTGCCAAAACCTTGGTGAGATATGGTGCCAAAGTGGACATACCCAGTGAAGAAGAGGATGAAACACCACTGCATGTGGCAGCTAGACATGTTCTGCCCCACCATGCACAGCTGTACCTACGATTCGGAGCCTGTGTGAACCATAGCAGCTCTTCGGGTGAAACGCCTCTGGGAGTGGTTTGTGGAGTCGCCCCAGAAAAGACAGCTGACTGTGAGGATGACCGATACCTTGAGATCTGTCGTCTTCTCCTGGCCTATGGAGCTAACATTAATTCAGCTGATAAAGAGCGGCGCAGTCCTCTACATAAGGCAGCCCGCAGTGTTCAGCTGGTGTTGGTGGAGCTTCTCGTGGACAATGGGGCTGATATCAATGCCATTGACTATAACGGATGTTCACCATTATCTAGTGTTCTGCAAAGCTCTGTGGTTCGACATGAGTGGGAACCTCACAGAATTGTTCAGACTTTGCTAAATCGGGGCTCTATTAAAGTCTGGCCACAAGCACTGCTGAAG GTATTAACAGCCTGTGCAGAGGCACCTAAAACTGTGGAAATCTTGTTTAACTCATACACACTTGTTCCTGTGACTTACAAATGGGTTGAAGCTATACCTGAGGATATTTTTCAT cTTCACAGAACCTTTTATGAGTCTCTTTTTGCACTGGAGTATAAACCTCGTAGTTTACAGCATCTGTGTCGGTCTGCACTGAGGAAAGAGTTTGGGAAAAACTGCTACTTATTCATTCCCAGGCTCCCCGTACCTAAGCCACTTCAACAGTACCTTCTTTTGGAACCGGAGGGGTACATTGACTAG
- the trim63b gene encoding E3 ubiquitin-protein ligase TRIM63 has protein sequence MDIQRTSALLGPPGSMESLEKQLSCPICLDMFTKPVVILPCQHNLCRGCASDLYDSRNPYRFSGGVFRCPTCRFEVVLDRHGVHGLQRNLLVENIIDIYKQQQEGGGGGSTTTTTETSIKPKSSKEPMCQEHEDEKINIYCVTHQVPTCSMCKVFGQHKDCEVSPLASVYQAQKGELSNAIDALVAVNGRLQALLNQMEEACTAVQDNAQRAKQKLGECFDSLYAALEERKNALLERISKEQDEKIAALRNLARRYGDRLQAATELTDTAVQALEQSGAAEFLVASKNLITQTKDVAKSSLAEERPEPGFERMDHFTLDTEQVETLLSKMDFGGDDDEEFEDAEDEEEE, from the coding sequence ATGGACATTCAGCGAACCTCCGCTTTGTTGGGGCCTCCTGGCTCCATGGAGAGCCTTGAGAAACAGCTAAGCTGCCCGATTTGTCTGGATATGTTCACCAAACCAGTGGTGATCCTGCCCTGTCAACATAACCTGTGTCGAGGATGTGCTAGTGATCTTTACGACTCTCGAAACCCCTACCGTTTCTCCGGTGGTGTCTTCCGGTGCCCTACTTGCCGTTTTGAAGTGGTTCTTGATCGTCATGGCGTGCATGGACTTCAGAGAAACCTTCTAGTTGAGAACATAATTGATATATACAAACAGCAGCAGGAAGGTGGAGGTGGTGGCAGCACCACCACCACCACAGAAACGTCAATAAAACCCAAAAGCTCCAAGGAGCCAATGTGCCAAGAACACGAGGATGAGAAGATCAACATCTACTGCGTGACTCACCAAGTTCCCACTTGCTCCATGTGTAAGGTATTTGGCCAACATAAAGACTGTGAGGTGTCACCACTTGCTAGTGTCTATCAGGCTCAAAAAGGAGAGCTGAGTAATGCCATTGATGCTCTTGTAGCAGTTAATGGTCGCCTTCAGGCTTTGCTTAACCAGATGGAGGAGGCCTGCACAGCCGTTCAGGACAATGCTCAACGTGCCAAGCAAAAGCTTGGTGAATGCTTCGATTCCCTGTACGCAGCCTTGGAAGAGCGTAAGAACGCCCTCTTAGAACGTATAAGCAAGGAGCAGGATGAGAAGATAGCTGCCCTCAGGAATCTGGCCAGGCGTTATGGGGATCGTCTTCAGGCAGCCACAGAGTTAACAGACACGGCAGTGCAGGCGCTGGAGCAAAGTGGTGCTGCAGAGTTCCTGGTGGCCTCCAAGAACTTGATCACCCAGACAAAAGATGTGGCGAAGAGCTCACTGGCTGAAGAAAGGCCTGAGCCAGGCTTTGAAAGAATGGACCATTTCACTCTGGATACAGAACAAGTGGAGACTTTGTTGTCCAAGATGGACTTTGGAGGAGATGACGATGAGGAATTTGAAGATGCTGAAGATGAGGAAGAGGAGTGA